One genomic window of Neisseria sp. oral taxon 014 str. F0314 includes the following:
- a CDS encoding AAA family ATPase translates to MIEQLRQFLETSGMSQNKVADRMGVSRSALSGYLNGKYDGDIAGMDKKAALFLEQEGDRAELKKLDIPYVETGTAKKMKGWLGLAAWLGQLGIVYGGAGLGKTTVLKQYAATNPLALLIEPDTGYTAKVLLQEICHALDLSERGNIHELTERIINCLKRDKKSRSPRDAHRILLIDEAEQLPTRALESLRRIHDKSGVAVALVGMPKLLLNLKGPNSEFKQLFSRVSVKMELGEMLPETDLKQIAAAVLKTNDEAVLQKVVKTAKGNARKLSKLLLIVDYLLQVNPDVDLDDDVIEHAETYLIH, encoded by the coding sequence ATGATTGAGCAATTAAGACAATTTCTGGAAACCAGCGGCATGAGCCAAAACAAGGTGGCCGACCGCATGGGCGTATCGAGAAGTGCATTGTCGGGCTATTTGAACGGCAAATACGACGGCGATATTGCGGGGATGGATAAGAAAGCCGCGCTGTTTCTTGAACAGGAAGGCGACCGGGCGGAATTGAAAAAGCTGGATATTCCCTATGTTGAAACGGGCACGGCCAAGAAGATGAAAGGTTGGCTGGGTTTGGCGGCATGGCTGGGGCAACTCGGTATTGTGTATGGCGGCGCGGGCTTGGGTAAAACCACGGTATTGAAACAATATGCGGCCACTAACCCGCTGGCTTTGTTGATTGAGCCGGATACAGGCTATACGGCAAAGGTGTTGTTGCAGGAAATCTGCCATGCACTGGATTTAAGCGAGAGAGGCAATATCCATGAGCTGACGGAGCGGATTATCAACTGCCTGAAGCGTGATAAGAAGAGCCGCAGCCCGCGTGATGCACACCGTATTTTGCTGATTGACGAGGCAGAACAGTTACCGACACGCGCACTGGAGAGCCTGCGGCGGATACATGATAAATCGGGAGTGGCGGTGGCGTTGGTGGGTATGCCAAAGCTGCTGCTGAATCTGAAGGGGCCGAACAGTGAATTCAAGCAGTTGTTTTCAAGGGTATCGGTCAAGATGGAATTGGGCGAGATGCTGCCGGAAACGGATTTAAAACAGATTGCGGCGGCAGTGTTGAAGACGAACGATGAGGCAGTATTGCAGAAGGTGGTGAAAACGGCCAAAGGCAATGCGCGGAAACTGTCGAAGCTGCTGCTGATTGTGGACTATTTGTTGCAGGTTAACCCTGATGTTGATTTGGATGATGATGTAATCGAACACGCGGAAACCTATTTAATCCACTAA
- a CDS encoding Mu transposase C-terminal domain-containing protein, translating into MLISAVELAGLQLPKLPNSRQGIEYHAKKNNWPFEEVVGQARGGKLKKYLVSALPSEIQAAIQEKQAATLLAKVPMLPAEVKKPLRQNKKMRQLGLIPCEEGLARLDDRQTETAHARCAIVAYVLPLHELAGMPIKKAVAFVAAEATAGRLPEDVAKLIPLANARNNGERSLSEPTLYRWVRAYRAAPDSMSRLLALAPVKTREKTPLLAIDWLPYFLMFYQRPNKPTMMAAAKKLAQWYLEQGKIEQMPSYDQIQTVMKRLPEHMKERGRRTGSAYKALLPYIDRDWTALKPNDVWVGDGHSFKAKIRHPMGYLFTPEVTMIVDGCSGAVVGWSVALSETAVAVADALRHGMTHFPPPLGYYSDNGSGETGDMLDKETTGILPRIGIEHFTGIPGNPQGRGKIERLWQTITIPLAKQYATYQGKDADAETLRRVSNALASAQKVQKKGKELSKAQEAALAAAPTWAQFMADLEEAVRRYNFEHEHRSLPKNPETGRHFTPMKYYEYRMKTDGMRVKTDVLSPLELDFMYRPEEERIPDRGAVSLHNNTYFHQGLLDYSGQKVRVAYDIHDADHVIVKDMQGKVICKAVFNGNKRAAFAETRMEQLAERRRKGQAKRLQDKMDLIEAQRQSATPIIEQQPDFGEFLKLETESGGLVEVENRPSESGKGKKKLRDFLWEDAG; encoded by the coding sequence ATGTTGATTTCAGCGGTTGAGTTGGCGGGCTTGCAACTTCCAAAGCTGCCGAACAGTAGACAAGGCATCGAGTACCACGCCAAAAAGAATAATTGGCCGTTTGAAGAGGTTGTAGGACAGGCTCGAGGCGGCAAGCTTAAGAAATATTTGGTTTCCGCCCTCCCTTCGGAGATTCAGGCGGCCATACAGGAAAAACAGGCGGCAACATTGTTAGCCAAGGTGCCGATGTTGCCGGCAGAAGTAAAAAAACCGCTTCGGCAAAATAAGAAGATGCGGCAGTTGGGTTTGATACCGTGCGAGGAAGGTTTGGCGCGGTTGGACGACAGGCAGACGGAAACGGCCCACGCGCGTTGTGCGATTGTCGCCTATGTATTGCCGCTGCATGAATTGGCGGGTATGCCGATTAAGAAGGCGGTGGCGTTTGTGGCAGCTGAAGCGACGGCGGGCAGGTTGCCGGAGGATGTGGCCAAGCTGATTCCGTTGGCGAATGCGCGGAACAACGGCGAACGCAGTTTAAGCGAACCGACTTTATACCGATGGGTGCGGGCTTACCGTGCGGCACCCGACAGCATGAGCCGCCTCTTGGCGCTTGCGCCGGTGAAAACACGGGAAAAGACGCCGCTGCTGGCGATTGACTGGCTGCCTTACTTCTTGATGTTTTATCAGCGGCCGAACAAGCCGACGATGATGGCGGCGGCGAAGAAACTGGCGCAATGGTATCTGGAACAGGGAAAAATCGAGCAGATGCCGAGCTATGACCAGATTCAAACAGTGATGAAACGGCTGCCGGAACATATGAAGGAGCGCGGCAGGCGCACGGGGTCGGCTTATAAGGCTTTGCTGCCTTACATTGACAGAGATTGGACGGCGTTGAAACCGAACGATGTCTGGGTGGGCGACGGCCACAGCTTTAAAGCAAAAATCCGGCATCCGATGGGGTATCTGTTTACGCCGGAAGTGACGATGATTGTGGACGGTTGCAGCGGTGCGGTCGTGGGTTGGAGTGTGGCGCTGTCGGAAACGGCAGTAGCGGTGGCGGACGCTTTGCGCCACGGGATGACGCATTTCCCGCCGCCTTTGGGTTATTACTCGGATAACGGCTCGGGCGAAACGGGCGATATGTTGGATAAGGAAACGACGGGTATTTTGCCGCGTATCGGTATCGAGCATTTTACGGGCATTCCGGGCAATCCGCAGGGGCGCGGCAAGATTGAACGATTATGGCAGACCATCACGATTCCTTTAGCCAAGCAGTATGCGACTTATCAGGGCAAGGATGCGGATGCCGAAACATTGAGAAGGGTATCGAATGCGCTGGCGAGTGCGCAGAAAGTGCAGAAAAAGGGTAAGGAACTGAGCAAGGCGCAGGAAGCGGCGCTGGCGGCAGCACCGACTTGGGCGCAGTTTATGGCGGATTTGGAAGAAGCGGTACGCCGATACAACTTTGAACACGAGCACCGCAGCCTGCCGAAAAATCCGGAAACGGGACGGCATTTTACGCCGATGAAATATTACGAATACCGGATGAAAACAGACGGCATGAGGGTGAAAACGGATGTATTAAGCCCGCTGGAGTTGGATTTTATGTACCGTCCGGAGGAAGAACGCATCCCCGACCGCGGAGCGGTGTCTCTGCACAACAATACTTACTTCCACCAAGGATTGCTGGATTACAGCGGTCAGAAGGTACGGGTGGCTTACGACATCCACGATGCCGACCATGTGATTGTGAAGGATATGCAGGGCAAGGTGATTTGCAAAGCGGTATTCAACGGCAACAAACGGGCGGCATTTGCGGAAACGCGGATGGAACAACTGGCCGAACGCCGCCGCAAAGGCCAAGCCAAACGTCTGCAAGACAAGATGGATTTAATCGAGGCGCAACGCCAATCGGCCACGCCGATTATCGAGCAGCAGCCTGATTTCGGCGAATTTTTGAAGCTGGAAACGGAAAGCGGCGGATTGGTAGAGGTGGAAAACAGGCCGTCTGAAAGCGGCAAAGGTAAGAAGAAGTTACGCGATTTTTTATGGGAAGACGCCGGTTAG
- a CDS encoding transcriptional regulator → MQKNATPKNWHRADIVAALKKKGWSLRALSIEAGLSPNTLRSALAAPYLKGERIIAAAIGVEPEEIWPERYADRNLKPVFPKRVVNG, encoded by the coding sequence ATGCAAAAAAACGCAACGCCGAAAAACTGGCACCGCGCGGATATTGTTGCTGCTTTGAAAAAGAAAGGCTGGTCGCTTCGAGCACTTTCAATAGAAGCGGGGTTGTCGCCGAATACGCTTAGAAGCGCACTGGCAGCCCCTTATCTTAAGGGAGAAAGGATTATTGCCGCTGCAATCGGAGTGGAACCGGAAGAGATTTGGCCCGAACGGTATGCAGATCGGAATTTAAAACCTGTTTTCCCCAAAAGAGTAGTTAATGGATAA